One Pseudomonas brassicacearum genomic region harbors:
- the ptsN gene encoding PTS IIA-like nitrogen regulatory protein PtsN produces the protein MIRLESILTPGRSQVNAPGGSKKKALEQIANLIHRENPDLEMQDVFEALVAREKLGSTGFGNGIAIPHCRLKGCTAPISALLHLEAPIDFDAIDGAPVDLLFVLLVPEAATDAHLELLRQIASMLDRKEVREKLRSAPSNEALYQVVLDEQNGH, from the coding sequence ATGATCCGACTAGAATCCATCCTGACCCCCGGCCGTTCCCAAGTGAACGCGCCGGGCGGCAGTAAAAAGAAAGCCCTCGAACAAATCGCCAACCTGATCCACCGCGAAAATCCGGATCTGGAAATGCAGGATGTCTTCGAGGCCCTGGTTGCCCGTGAAAAACTCGGCTCCACCGGTTTTGGCAACGGCATCGCCATTCCTCACTGCCGCCTCAAGGGTTGTACCGCGCCAATCAGTGCGTTGTTGCACCTTGAAGCCCCCATAGATTTCGACGCCATCGACGGCGCACCGGTCGACCTGCTGTTCGTACTGCTGGTTCCGGAAGCGGCGACCGATGCGCATCTTGAGCTGCTGCGCCAGATTGCCAGCATGCTGGACCGCAAGGAAGTTCGCGAAAAACTGCGCAGCGCACCGAGCAACGAAGCCTTGTATCAGGTTGTCCTGGACGAGCAGAACGGTCATTAA
- a CDS encoding ZIP family metal transporter: protein MDTETLAIGSGRMFRYALGSLLLLAGMTLLAAQGLEWLDLEPKLLRALQGGGLCALGTALGAVPVLVIRRMPQAVSDSLLGFGAGVMLAATAFSLIVPGIAAAEQLGLTPWAASGLISFGILLGAFGLYLVDRKVSASPARLIETPGRPIIAPRIWLFVFAIVAHNIPEGMAVGVSAGGGMPDADSLAMGIALQDVPEGLVIALVLAAAGMSRVKAFLIGAASGLVEPVFALLCAWLVSLAEMLLPLGLALAAGAMLLVVTHEVIPESRRNGHDKLASLGLLVGFCLMMVMDTALA from the coding sequence ATGGATACTGAAACGCTGGCGATAGGGAGCGGGCGGATGTTCCGCTACGCCTTGGGATCGTTGTTGCTGTTGGCCGGGATGACATTGCTGGCGGCCCAGGGCCTGGAGTGGCTGGACCTGGAGCCGAAACTGTTGCGTGCGCTGCAGGGCGGTGGGCTTTGCGCCTTGGGTACGGCGTTGGGCGCCGTGCCGGTGCTGGTCATTCGGCGCATGCCCCAGGCCGTGAGTGATTCGCTGTTGGGCTTCGGTGCCGGCGTGATGCTGGCCGCCACGGCGTTTTCGCTGATCGTACCGGGCATTGCCGCGGCCGAACAGCTGGGGCTCACGCCTTGGGCGGCCAGTGGCCTGATCAGCTTCGGCATCCTGCTGGGGGCCTTCGGACTGTATCTGGTGGATCGCAAGGTGTCAGCCAGCCCCGCAAGGCTGATAGAGACGCCCGGACGCCCGATCATCGCGCCGCGGATCTGGTTGTTCGTGTTTGCCATTGTGGCCCACAACATTCCCGAAGGGATGGCCGTCGGCGTGTCGGCGGGTGGCGGCATGCCCGATGCCGATAGCCTGGCGATGGGGATCGCCTTGCAGGATGTACCGGAAGGGCTGGTGATCGCGCTGGTGCTGGCTGCGGCTGGGATGTCGCGGGTCAAGGCGTTCTTGATTGGCGCCGCGTCAGGGTTGGTCGAGCCCGTGTTCGCATTGTTATGCGCCTGGTTGGTGAGCCTGGCCGAGATGCTGCTGCCCCTGGGGTTGGCACTGGCGGCCGGGGCGATGTTGCTGGTGGTGACTCATGAGGTCATTCCCGAATCACGCCGCAATGGTCATGACAAACTGGCGAGCCTGGGGTTGCTGGTGGGGTTTTGCCTGATGATGGTGATGGACACGGCGTTGGCGTGA
- the pmbA gene encoding metalloprotease PmbA produces MSAVQSVGPQALPALQEQVEQILAEAKRQGASACEVAVSLEQGLSTSVRQREVETVEFNRDQGFGITLYAGQRKGSASTSASGPDAIRETVAAALAIAQHTSEDEASGLADAALMCKELRDFDLFHAWDITPEQAIEQALRCEAAAFEADSRIKNADGTTLNTHQGCRVYGNSHGFIGGYASTRHSLSCVMIAEANGQMQRDYWYDVSRQGNLLADPVSIGQKAAQRAASRLGARPVPTCEVPVLFAAELAGGLFGSFLSAVSGGNLYRKSSFLEGALGQKLFPEWMTIDERPHLMQAMGSSAFDGDGLATYAKPFVENGELVSYILGTYSGRKLGMPSTANAGGVHNLFVTHGEEDQAALLRRMGRGLLVTELMGHGLNMVTGDYSRGAAGFWVENGEIQFPVQEVTIAGNMRDMFKQIVAVGNDLELRSNIRTGSVLIERMTVAGS; encoded by the coding sequence ATGAGTGCAGTTCAGAGCGTCGGCCCGCAAGCATTGCCGGCACTGCAGGAACAAGTCGAGCAGATCCTCGCCGAAGCCAAGCGGCAGGGCGCCAGTGCCTGTGAGGTGGCGGTGTCCCTGGAGCAGGGGCTGTCGACGTCGGTGCGCCAGCGCGAGGTGGAAACCGTCGAATTCAATCGCGACCAGGGGTTTGGCATCACCCTGTACGCCGGCCAGCGCAAAGGATCGGCCAGCACGTCGGCCAGCGGCCCTGATGCCATTCGCGAAACCGTTGCCGCGGCGCTGGCGATTGCCCAGCACACCTCGGAAGACGAAGCCTCGGGCCTGGCCGATGCCGCGCTGATGTGCAAGGAACTGCGTGACTTCGACCTGTTCCACGCCTGGGACATCACCCCTGAACAGGCCATCGAGCAGGCGCTGCGTTGCGAAGCGGCGGCGTTCGAGGCTGACAGCCGGATCAAGAACGCCGACGGGACCACCCTCAATACCCACCAGGGTTGCCGCGTCTACGGTAACAGCCACGGTTTCATCGGCGGTTATGCTTCGACCCGTCACAGTCTCAGCTGCGTGATGATCGCGGAAGCCAACGGCCAGATGCAGCGCGATTACTGGTACGACGTGAGTCGCCAGGGCAATTTGTTGGCAGACCCGGTCAGCATCGGCCAGAAAGCCGCGCAGCGGGCGGCCAGCCGCCTGGGCGCCCGGCCGGTGCCGACCTGTGAAGTGCCGGTGCTGTTTGCCGCCGAGTTGGCCGGTGGCTTGTTCGGCAGCTTCCTGTCGGCGGTGTCCGGCGGCAACCTGTACCGCAAGTCGTCCTTCCTCGAAGGTGCACTGGGGCAGAAGTTGTTCCCGGAGTGGATGACCATCGACGAACGTCCGCACCTGATGCAAGCCATGGGCAGCTCGGCGTTCGACGGTGATGGCCTGGCGACCTACGCCAAGCCGTTCGTGGAAAACGGCGAGTTGGTGTCCTACATTCTCGGCACCTATTCGGGCCGCAAGCTCGGTATGCCGAGCACCGCCAATGCCGGCGGCGTGCATAACCTGTTCGTGACCCATGGCGAAGAAGACCAGGCCGCCTTGCTTCGGCGGATGGGGCGCGGCCTGCTGGTGACCGAACTGATGGGCCATGGCCTGAACATGGTCACCGGGGACTATTCCCGTGGCGCGGCGGGGTTCTGGGTCGAAAATGGCGAGATCCAGTTCCCGGTCCAGGAAGTGACCATCGCCGGTAACATGCGCGATATGTTCAAACAGATCGTGGCCGTGGGCAATGACCTGGAACTGCGCAGCAACATCCGCACCGGCTCGGTACTGATCGAGCGGATGACGGTGGCGGGTAGCTGA
- a CDS encoding superoxide dismutase: MAFTLPALPYAYDALEPHIDAQTMEIHYTKHHQTYINNLNAAVDGTEYAGWPVEKLLASVEQLPQGLRAAVINQGGGHANHSLFWEVMAPQGGGQPEGPLAAAIEAQLGGLERFKEAFTKAALTRFGSGWAWLSVTPQKTLVVESSGNQDSPLMNGHTPILGLDVWEHAYYLQYQNRRPEYINAFYNVINWPEVARRYQAALA; this comes from the coding sequence ATGGCTTTTACCTTGCCTGCTTTGCCCTACGCCTACGACGCCCTGGAACCGCACATCGATGCGCAGACCATGGAGATCCACTACACCAAGCATCACCAGACTTACATCAACAACCTCAACGCTGCGGTGGACGGCACCGAATACGCCGGATGGCCCGTCGAAAAACTGCTGGCCAGCGTCGAGCAATTGCCGCAAGGCCTCAGGGCCGCAGTGATCAACCAGGGCGGTGGCCATGCCAACCATTCGCTGTTTTGGGAGGTCATGGCACCCCAGGGCGGCGGTCAACCCGAGGGGCCCCTGGCCGCCGCGATCGAGGCGCAACTGGGCGGTCTCGAGCGGTTCAAGGAAGCGTTCACCAAAGCCGCGCTGACCCGTTTCGGCAGCGGTTGGGCCTGGTTGAGCGTGACCCCGCAAAAGACATTGGTGGTGGAAAGCAGCGGCAACCAGGACAGCCCGTTGATGAACGGCCATACGCCGATCCTTGGCCTGGACGTTTGGGAACACGCGTATTACTTGCAGTACCAGAACCGTCGGCCTGAATACATCAACGCGTTCTACAACGTGATCAACTGGCCGGAAGTCGCACGCCGTTACCAGGCTGCGCTGGCCTGA
- a CDS encoding HPr family phosphocarrier protein: MPAREIEIINKLGLHARASAKFVGVAGQFKDTSIRVGRTPESTVDGKSIMAMMMLAAGKGTKIHLQTEGDQEQEAMDALVDLINRYFDEGE, translated from the coding sequence ATGCCTGCTCGGGAAATTGAAATCATCAACAAGCTGGGTTTGCATGCCCGTGCGTCGGCCAAGTTCGTCGGGGTTGCCGGTCAATTCAAGGACACCAGCATTCGGGTCGGGCGCACGCCAGAGTCTACGGTCGACGGTAAAAGCATCATGGCGATGATGATGCTCGCAGCCGGCAAGGGCACCAAAATCCACCTGCAAACCGAAGGTGATCAAGAGCAGGAAGCGATGGATGCCCTGGTGGACCTGATCAACAGGTACTTCGACGAAGGCGAATAA
- the rapZ gene encoding RNase adapter RapZ: protein MRMIIVSGRSGSGKSTALNVLEDNGYYCIDNLPAGLLPELAERALIHTELAQPLVAVSIDARNLPSHLSRFPDLLEEVRSRHIQCDVLYLDADEETLLKRFSETRRRHPLSNASRSLAEAIHDESQLLSPIADLADLKVNTTNLNLYQLRDTIKLRLLNQPEPGTAFLVESFGFKRGMPVDADLVFDVRCLPNPYWKPELREQSGLDQPVIDYLAAQPDVEDMYQDISSYLLKWLPRFAASNRAYVTIAIGCTGGHHRSVYLTERLGQLLQQSLKNVQVRHRDLS, encoded by the coding sequence ATGCGCATGATCATTGTCAGTGGCCGCTCCGGCTCCGGTAAAAGCACGGCGCTCAATGTGCTTGAGGACAACGGCTACTATTGTATCGATAACCTTCCAGCCGGCCTGCTGCCGGAGCTGGCCGAACGCGCCCTGATCCACACTGAACTGGCGCAACCGCTGGTGGCGGTGTCCATCGATGCACGCAACCTGCCGAGCCATCTGTCACGCTTTCCTGACTTGCTCGAGGAAGTACGCAGCCGGCATATCCAGTGCGATGTGCTGTATCTGGATGCCGATGAAGAGACGCTGCTCAAGCGTTTTTCCGAAACCCGTCGACGCCACCCGCTGAGCAACGCCAGCCGCTCCCTGGCTGAAGCTATTCATGACGAAAGCCAGCTGCTGAGCCCGATCGCCGACTTGGCCGACCTGAAGGTCAACACCACGAACCTGAACCTGTATCAGCTACGCGACACCATCAAGTTGCGCCTGCTGAACCAGCCGGAACCAGGCACGGCGTTCCTGGTGGAATCCTTCGGTTTCAAGCGTGGCATGCCGGTAGACGCCGACCTGGTGTTCGATGTGCGCTGCCTGCCCAACCCTTATTGGAAACCGGAATTGCGTGAGCAGTCCGGGCTCGACCAGCCGGTGATCGACTACCTGGCCGCCCAGCCGGATGTCGAGGACATGTACCAGGATATCTCCAGCTACCTGCTCAAATGGCTGCCCCGCTTTGCCGCGAGCAACCGTGCCTACGTCACGATCGCCATCGGCTGCACGGGTGGCCATCACCGTTCTGTATACCTGACCGAACGCCTGGGTCAGCTCCTGCAACAATCCCTGAAGAACGTCCAGGTTCGCCACCGCGACCTCAGCTAA
- a CDS encoding class II fumarate hydratase, with protein MSNTRIERDSMGELQVPVDALYGAQTQRAVDNFPVSGQRMPAQFIRALILAKAAAARANVELEQISAAQGKAIVDAAQGLLEGQFMDHFPVDIFQTGSGTSSNMNANEVIATLASRLLGEAVNPNDHVNCGQSSNDIIPTSIHVSAALALHEQLLPALLHLVQVIERKAVEVHPFIKTGRTHLMDAMPVRLSQVLEGWAQQLKANIGHLQDLLPSLQSLAQGGTAVGTGVNAHPRFAELFSQQLTQLTQVQFTPGKNLFALIGSQDTAVAVSGQLKTTAVSLMKIANDLRWMNSGPLAGLGEIELEGLQPGSSIMPGKVNPVIPEATAMVAAQVIGNDTVITVAGQSGNFELNVMLPIIAQNLLSSIALMSTTSRLLADKAIATFKVNEARLKEALSRNPILVTALNPIIGYQKAAEIAKKAYQQGRPVIEVALEHTDLTRSELEVLLDPEKLTAGGV; from the coding sequence ATGAGTAATACCCGTATCGAACGCGACAGCATGGGCGAACTGCAAGTCCCGGTGGACGCCCTCTACGGCGCGCAGACCCAGCGTGCCGTGGATAACTTCCCTGTCAGCGGCCAGCGCATGCCGGCGCAGTTCATTCGCGCCCTGATCCTGGCCAAGGCCGCCGCCGCTCGGGCCAACGTCGAACTGGAACAAATCAGCGCGGCCCAGGGCAAGGCCATCGTCGACGCCGCCCAAGGGCTGCTCGAAGGCCAATTCATGGACCATTTCCCGGTGGATATCTTCCAGACCGGCTCGGGTACCAGTTCCAACATGAACGCCAACGAAGTCATCGCCACCCTGGCCAGTCGTCTGCTGGGGGAAGCAGTCAATCCTAACGATCACGTCAACTGCGGCCAGAGCAGTAACGACATCATTCCCACCAGCATTCATGTCAGTGCCGCGTTGGCCTTGCATGAGCAACTGCTGCCGGCGCTGTTGCACCTGGTGCAGGTGATCGAGCGCAAGGCTGTAGAGGTGCACCCGTTCATCAAGACCGGCCGCACCCATTTGATGGATGCCATGCCGGTGCGCTTGAGCCAGGTGCTTGAGGGGTGGGCGCAGCAGCTCAAGGCCAATATCGGCCATTTGCAGGATCTGTTGCCGAGCCTGCAATCCCTGGCTCAGGGCGGTACGGCAGTCGGCACTGGGGTCAACGCCCATCCCCGGTTCGCCGAGCTGTTCAGTCAACAACTGACGCAACTGACCCAGGTGCAATTTACCCCGGGCAAGAATCTGTTCGCGCTGATCGGCTCCCAGGACACCGCCGTGGCGGTGTCCGGACAGCTCAAGACCACGGCGGTGTCGCTGATGAAAATCGCCAACGACCTGCGCTGGATGAACTCCGGTCCGCTGGCAGGCCTGGGGGAGATCGAACTCGAAGGCTTGCAGCCGGGCTCCTCGATCATGCCCGGCAAGGTCAACCCGGTCATTCCCGAGGCCACTGCGATGGTGGCGGCCCAGGTGATCGGCAATGACACGGTGATCACCGTGGCCGGTCAGTCGGGCAACTTTGAACTGAACGTGATGCTGCCGATCATCGCCCAGAACCTGCTGAGCAGCATCGCCTTGATGTCCACCACCAGCCGCTTGCTGGCAGACAAGGCCATCGCCACTTTCAAGGTCAACGAGGCCAGGCTCAAGGAAGCGTTGTCGCGCAATCCGATCCTGGTCACCGCGCTGAACCCGATCATCGGTTACCAGAAAGCCGCTGAAATCGCCAAGAAGGCCTATCAGCAAGGTCGCCCGGTCATCGAGGTCGCCCTGGAACACACCGACCTGACGCGCAGCGAGCTCGAGGTCCTGCTGGACCCGGAAAAGCTCACCGCCGGCGGTGTGTAA
- the tldD gene encoding metalloprotease TldD, producing MSGLLSSVSEHLLAPGGVTLESLQGVLGDLAGPGIDAADLYFQGQISESWSLEDGIVKEGSFNLDQGVGVRAQSGEKTGFAYSNAITLEALGAAARAARSISRAGQNGTVQAFSSQDVTQLYAPDNPLEVMSRAEKVELLKRIDVATRALDPRIQQVTVSMAGVWERILVASTDGGLAADVRPLVRFNVSVIVEQNGRRERGGHGGGGRTDYRYFLSEDRAMGYAREALRQALVNLEAIPAPAGTLPVVLGSGWSGVLLHEAVGHGLEGDFNRKGSSAYSGRMGEMVASKLCTIVDDGTLAGRRGSLSVDDEGTPTECTTLIENGVLKGYMQDKLNARLMGVARTGNGRRESYAHLPMPRMTNTYMLGGQSDPAEIIASVKKGIYCANLGGGQVDITSGKFVFSTSEAYLIEDGKITAPVKGATLIGNGPEAMSKVSMVGNDLALDSGVGTCGKDGQSVPVGVGQPTLKIDAITVGGTGA from the coding sequence ATGAGCGGGTTGTTATCCTCAGTCAGTGAACACCTTTTAGCCCCCGGCGGCGTCACCCTGGAGAGCCTGCAAGGCGTGCTGGGCGACCTGGCCGGCCCGGGCATCGATGCGGCCGACCTGTATTTCCAGGGGCAGATCTCCGAGTCCTGGTCGCTGGAAGACGGCATCGTCAAGGAAGGCAGCTTCAACCTTGACCAAGGCGTGGGTGTGCGGGCCCAGTCCGGGGAAAAAACCGGCTTCGCCTACAGTAACGCCATTACGCTGGAGGCCCTCGGCGCTGCAGCTCGCGCCGCTCGTTCGATTTCCCGGGCCGGGCAGAATGGCACGGTCCAGGCCTTCAGCAGCCAGGACGTGACACAGCTGTATGCACCGGATAACCCGCTGGAAGTCATGAGCCGCGCCGAGAAGGTCGAACTGCTCAAGCGCATCGACGTCGCCACTCGCGCCCTCGACCCACGTATCCAGCAAGTGACGGTGAGCATGGCCGGTGTCTGGGAACGGATCCTGGTGGCGTCCACCGACGGCGGCCTGGCGGCGGACGTTCGGCCGCTGGTGCGGTTCAATGTCAGCGTCATCGTCGAGCAGAACGGTCGTCGCGAACGTGGCGGCCATGGCGGCGGCGGACGTACCGATTACCGCTATTTCCTCAGCGAAGACCGCGCCATGGGCTATGCCCGCGAAGCGTTGCGCCAGGCGCTGGTCAACCTCGAGGCGATCCCGGCGCCGGCTGGCACGTTGCCGGTGGTGCTGGGTTCCGGCTGGTCCGGCGTGCTGCTGCACGAAGCGGTGGGCCACGGCCTGGAAGGCGATTTCAACCGCAAAGGCAGTTCAGCCTACAGCGGGCGCATGGGTGAAATGGTTGCCTCGAAACTCTGCACCATCGTCGATGACGGCACCCTGGCTGGGCGCCGCGGTTCCCTGAGCGTCGACGACGAAGGCACGCCGACCGAGTGCACCACGCTGATCGAGAACGGTGTACTCAAGGGTTACATGCAAGACAAACTCAACGCCCGGCTGATGGGCGTGGCCCGCACCGGCAACGGTCGCCGCGAGTCTTACGCGCACCTGCCCATGCCGCGCATGACCAATACCTACATGCTGGGCGGCCAGAGCGATCCGGCGGAAATCATCGCCTCGGTGAAAAAAGGCATTTATTGCGCCAACCTCGGTGGCGGCCAGGTGGACATCACCAGCGGCAAATTCGTGTTCTCCACCAGCGAGGCCTACCTGATCGAAGACGGCAAGATCACCGCGCCGGTCAAGGGTGCGACGCTGATCGGCAACGGACCGGAGGCGATGAGCAAGGTGTCGATGGTCGGTAACGACCTGGCGCTGGACAGCGGTGTGGGGACGTGCGGCAAGGACGGGCAATCGGTGCCGGTTGGCGTGGGTCAACCGACCCTGAAGATCGATGCGATTACCGTGGGTGGCACGGGCGCATGA
- a CDS encoding carbon-nitrogen hydrolase family protein, whose protein sequence is MPVAVIQMVSQSDVLANLARARALLEQAAAGGARLVVLPENFAAMGRRDIGDIGRAEAFGQGPILPWLKQAARDLKLWIVAGTLPLPPVDRPEGKVHACSLLIDDQGQIVARYDKLHLFDVDVADNRGRYRESDDYAYGSQVVVADTPVGKVGLTVCYDVRFPELYSELRAAGAELITVPSAFTAVTGAAHWEVLIRARAIETQCYVLAAAQGGMHPGPRETFGHAAIVDPWGRVLAHQDQGEAVLLAERDSSEQASIRARMPVASHRRFFSQGASPRPVQDDEFKA, encoded by the coding sequence ATGCCAGTCGCAGTGATTCAAATGGTCAGCCAGAGCGATGTGCTCGCCAACCTGGCGCGTGCCCGTGCGCTGCTGGAGCAGGCGGCCGCCGGCGGGGCCAGGCTGGTGGTGCTGCCTGAGAACTTCGCGGCCATGGGCCGGCGGGACATCGGTGACATCGGTCGCGCCGAAGCCTTTGGTCAGGGCCCGATCCTGCCCTGGTTGAAACAGGCCGCCCGCGACCTCAAGTTATGGATTGTGGCCGGTACCTTGCCGTTGCCGCCGGTGGACCGGCCCGAGGGCAAGGTCCATGCCTGTTCGTTGTTGATCGACGACCAGGGCCAGATCGTGGCGCGCTACGACAAGCTGCACCTGTTCGATGTGGACGTGGCGGACAATCGCGGGCGCTATCGCGAGTCTGATGACTATGCTTATGGCAGCCAGGTGGTGGTCGCCGATACACCCGTAGGGAAGGTTGGCCTGACGGTGTGCTATGACGTGCGTTTCCCGGAGCTGTACAGCGAATTGCGTGCGGCCGGCGCCGAGCTGATCACGGTGCCCTCGGCATTCACTGCGGTGACCGGCGCCGCCCATTGGGAGGTGCTGATTCGCGCCCGGGCCATCGAGACCCAGTGTTATGTGCTGGCGGCCGCCCAGGGCGGGATGCACCCAGGGCCACGGGAAACCTTTGGCCACGCCGCGATTGTCGATCCGTGGGGCCGTGTGCTGGCGCACCAGGATCAAGGCGAGGCCGTGCTGCTGGCCGAACGCGACAGCAGCGAACAGGCGTCCATCCGGGCGCGCATGCCGGTGGCCAGCCATCGGCGCTTTTTCTCGCAGGGCGCTTCACCGCGACCTGTCCAAGACGACGAATTCAAGGCGTAA
- the yjgA gene encoding ribosome biogenesis factor YjgA, whose amino-acid sequence MVDSYDDSLYEGEKSKSQVKRELHALVDLGERLTTLKPDLLAKLPLTDAMRRALADAPKHTANIARKRHLQFIGKLMRDQDTAAILVLLDQLDASTRQYNERFHGLERWRDRLIAGDDGVLEKFVIDYPEADRQQLRSLIRQAQHELAHNKPPASSRKIFKYIRELDETQRGLR is encoded by the coding sequence ATGGTTGATTCTTACGACGACTCCCTCTACGAGGGTGAAAAAAGCAAATCCCAGGTCAAACGCGAGCTGCATGCTCTGGTTGACCTCGGCGAGCGCCTGACAACACTCAAGCCTGACTTGCTGGCCAAACTGCCCTTGACCGACGCCATGCGCCGGGCCCTGGCCGATGCGCCCAAGCACACCGCGAATATCGCGCGTAAACGGCACCTGCAATTCATCGGCAAACTGATGCGCGACCAGGACACTGCCGCCATTCTGGTTCTGCTCGATCAACTCGATGCCTCCACCCGACAGTACAACGAACGCTTCCATGGTCTGGAACGCTGGCGTGATCGCTTGATCGCAGGCGATGACGGCGTGCTGGAAAAATTCGTCATCGACTACCCGGAGGCCGATCGCCAGCAATTGCGCTCCCTGATTCGTCAGGCCCAGCACGAGTTGGCGCATAACAAGCCACCGGCCTCGAGCCGAAAGATCTTCAAGTACATCCGTGAGCTGGACGAAACCCAACGCGGCCTGCGCTGA
- the hpf gene encoding ribosome hibernation-promoting factor, HPF/YfiA family has protein sequence MQVNISGHQLEVTEPLRTYIGEKLDRLERHFDKITNVQVTMTVEKLLQKIEATLHIPGGEVVANAEHSDMYAAIDLLTDKLDRQLKKHKEKTQSLLQGATGR, from the coding sequence ATGCAAGTCAACATCAGTGGACACCAACTGGAAGTGACCGAACCCCTGCGCACCTATATCGGCGAAAAACTCGACCGATTGGAGAGGCATTTCGACAAGATCACCAACGTGCAAGTCACGATGACCGTCGAGAAGCTGCTGCAGAAAATCGAAGCCACGCTGCATATCCCCGGCGGAGAAGTGGTCGCCAACGCGGAGCATTCAGACATGTATGCCGCAATTGACCTGCTGACCGACAAGCTGGATCGCCAACTTAAAAAGCATAAGGAAAAGACCCAGAGCCTCCTCCAGGGCGCAACCGGTCGTTAA
- a CDS encoding RNA polymerase factor sigma-54 produces the protein MKPSLVLRMGQQLTMTPQLQQAIRLLQLSTLDLQQEIQEALESNPMLERQEEGDDFDNTDPLADNVEQKTNTEIPEPSYQEAAPTVDNLEDGEWNERIPNDLPVDTAWEDVYQTSASNLPSSDDDEWDFTTRTSAGESLQSHLLWQLNLAPMSDTDRLIAVTLIDCINNQGYLDETLEEILEAFDPELDIELDEIEAVLHRIQQFEPAGIGARNLGECLLLQLRQLPAKTPWLAEAKRLVTDYIDLLGGRDYSQLMRRMKLKEDELRQVIELVQSLNPRPGSQIESTEPEYVVPDVIVRKHNDRWLVELNQESVPKLRVNAQYAGFVRRADTSADNTFMRNQLQEARWFIKSLQSRNETLMKVATQIVEHQRGFLEYGDEAMKPLVLHDIAEAVGMHESTISRVTTQKFMHTPRGIYELKYFFSSHVSTSEGGECSSTAIRAIIKKLVAAENQKKPLSDSKIAGLLEAQGIQVARRTVAKYRESLGIAPSSERKRLM, from the coding sequence ATGAAACCATCGCTAGTCTTGAGAATGGGCCAGCAGCTGACGATGACACCGCAGCTGCAACAGGCCATCCGCCTGCTCCAATTGTCGACCCTGGACCTGCAACAGGAAATCCAGGAGGCCTTGGAGTCCAATCCGATGCTCGAACGCCAGGAAGAAGGCGACGACTTCGACAACACCGATCCGCTGGCCGACAACGTCGAGCAAAAAACCAATACGGAAATCCCGGAACCCTCCTACCAGGAAGCCGCCCCGACGGTGGATAACCTTGAGGATGGCGAATGGAACGAACGCATCCCCAACGACCTGCCCGTGGACACTGCCTGGGAAGACGTCTACCAGACCAGCGCCAGCAACCTGCCGAGCAGCGATGATGACGAGTGGGACTTCACCACCCGTACCTCCGCCGGGGAGAGCCTGCAAAGCCACCTGCTGTGGCAGCTGAACCTGGCGCCGATGTCCGATACCGATCGCCTGATCGCCGTGACCCTGATCGACTGCATCAACAATCAAGGCTACCTGGACGAGACCCTCGAAGAAATCCTCGAAGCCTTCGACCCCGAGCTCGACATCGAGCTGGACGAGATCGAAGCCGTCCTGCACCGCATCCAGCAGTTCGAGCCGGCCGGCATCGGTGCCCGCAACCTGGGCGAATGCCTGCTGCTGCAACTGCGCCAGTTGCCTGCCAAGACGCCTTGGCTGGCCGAAGCCAAGCGACTGGTCACTGACTACATCGATCTACTGGGCGGTCGCGACTACAGCCAACTGATGCGTCGCATGAAACTCAAGGAAGACGAGCTGCGCCAGGTGATCGAACTGGTCCAGAGCCTCAACCCGCGCCCAGGCTCGCAGATCGAGTCCACCGAACCCGAATACGTGGTCCCTGACGTGATCGTGCGCAAACACAACGATCGCTGGTTGGTGGAGCTCAACCAGGAGTCGGTGCCCAAGCTGCGGGTCAACGCCCAGTACGCCGGTTTCGTCAGGCGCGCCGACACCAGTGCCGACAACACCTTCATGCGCAACCAGTTGCAGGAAGCGCGCTGGTTCATCAAGAGCCTGCAAAGCCGCAACGAAACCCTGATGAAAGTCGCCACCCAGATCGTCGAGCATCAGCGCGGCTTCCTGGAGTACGGCGACGAAGCGATGAAACCGTTGGTCCTGCATGACATCGCCGAGGCGGTGGGCATGCACGAGTCGACGATTTCCCGGGTAACCACCCAGAAATTCATGCATACCCCACGGGGTATCTATGAATTGAAATACTTTTTCTCCAGCCACGTCAGCACCTCCGAAGGCGGCGAATGCTCGTCCACGGCCATCCGCGCGATCATCAAAAAACTGGTGGCGGCGGAAAATCAGAAAAAGCCGTTGAGTGACAGCAAGATCGCTGGTTTACTGGAGGCACAAGGCATTCAGGTGGCCCGCCGTACCGTCGCCAAATACCGCGAGTCCCTCGGGATCGCGCCTTCGAGCGAACGCAAGCGGTTGATGTAA